A genome region from Macaca nemestrina isolate mMacNem1 chromosome 15, mMacNem.hap1, whole genome shotgun sequence includes the following:
- the LOC105489760 gene encoding polyamine deacetylase HDAC10 isoform X10 has protein sequence MGTALVYHEDMTATRLLWDDPECEIERPERLTAALDRLRQRGLEQRCLRLSAREASKEELGLVHSPEYVSLVRKTQVLGEEELQALSGQFDAIYFHPSTFHCARLAAGAGLQLVDAVLTGAVQNGLALVRPPGHHSQRAAANGFCVFNNVAIAAAHAKQKHGLHRILIVDWDVHHGQGIQYLFEDDPSVLYFSWHRYEHGRFWPFLRESDADAVGRGQGLGFTVNLPWNQVGMGNADYVAAFLHLLLPLAFEFDPELVLVSAGFDSAIGDPEGQMQATPECFAHLTHLLQVLAGGRVCAMLEGGYHLESLAESVCMTVQTLLGDPAPPLSGLMVPCQSALESIQSARAAQAPYWKSLQLQGQCGQVLGCRIPPQAPCSGYDSELSLDVTPVPTSPSTHSPEGRPPPLLPGGPMCKAAAPAPAPSSLLDQLCLCPAPSVRTTVALTAPDITLVLPPDVIQQEGSALREETEAWARPHESLAREEALTALGKLLYLLDGMLDGQVNSGIAATPASAAAATLDVAIQRGLSHGAQRLLCVALGQLDRPPDLAHDGRTLWLNIGGKEAAALSMFHVATPLPVVSDHATQQDDWWLPELHLGLGTAPGLWLPA, from the exons ATGGGGACCGCGCTTGTGTACCATGAGGACATGACGGCCACCCGGCTGCTCTGGGACGA CCCCGAGTGCGAGATTGAGCGCCCTGAGCGCCTGACCGCAGCCCTGGACCGCCTGCGGCAGCGCGGCCTGGAACAGAGGTGTCTGCGGTTGTCAGCCCGCGAGGCCTCGaaagaggagctgggcctggtgcACAG CCCAGAGTATGTGTCCCTGGTCAGGAAGACCCAGGTCCTAGGCGAGGAGGAGCTGCAAGCGCTGTCCGGACAGTTCGACGCCATCTACTTCCACCCG AGTACCTTTCACTGTGCACGCCTGGCCGCAGGGGCTGGACTGCAGCTGGTGGATGCTGTGCTCACGGGAGCTGTGCAAAACGGGCTTGCTCTGGTGAG GCCCCCCGGGCACCACAGCCAGAGGGCAGCTGCCAACGGGTTCTGCGTGTTCAACAACGTGGCCATAGCAGCTGCACATGCCAAGCAGAAGCACGGGCtacacag GATCCTCATCGTGGACTGGGATGTGCACCATGGCCAGGGGATCCAGTATCTCTTTGAGGATGACCCCAG CGTCCTTTACTTCTCCTGGCACCGCTATGAGCATGGGCGTTTCTGGCCTTTCCTTCGAGAGTCAGATGCAGACGCAGTGGGGCGGGGACAGGGCCTCGGCTTCACTGTCAACCTGCCCTGGAACCAG GTCGGGATGGGAAACGCTGACTACGTGGCTGCCTTCCTGCACCTGCTGCTCCCACTGGCCTTTGAG TTTGACCCTGAGCTGGTGCTGGTCTCAGCAGGATTTGACTCAGCCATCGGGGACCCTGAG GGGCAAATGCAGGCCACGCCAGAGTGCTTCGCCCACCTCACACATCTGCTGCAGGTGCTGGCCGGCGGCCGGGTCTGCGCCATGCTGGAG GGCGGCTACCACTTGGAGTCACTGGCTGAGTCAGTGTGCATGACAGTACAGACGCTGCTGGGCGACCCGGCTCCACCCCTGTCAGGGCTCATGGTGCCATGTCAGAG TGCCCTGGAGTCCATCCAGAGTGCCCGTGCTGCCCAAGCCCCGTACTGGAAGAGCCTGCAGCTGCAAGGTCAGTGTGGCCAGGTGCTAGGCTGCAGGATCCCACCTCAGGCTCCGTGCAGTGGCTATGACTCTGAACTGTCCCTAGATGTGACCCCTGTGCCGACGAGCCCCAGCACCCACTCCCCAGAGGGGAGGCCTCCACCTCTGCTGCCTGGGGGTCCCATGTGTAAGGCAGctgcacctgcacctgcaccGAGCTCCCTCCTGGACCAGCTGTGCCTCTGCCCTGCACCCTCTGTCCGCACCACTGTTGCCCTGACAGCGccagatatcacactggtcctgCCCCCTGATGTCATCCAACAGGAAGGGTCAGCCCTGAGGGAGGAGACAGAAGCCTGGGCCAG GCCACACGAGTCCCTGGCCCGGGAGGAGGCCCTCACTGCACTTGGGAAGCTCCTGTACCTCTTAGATGGGATGCTGGATGGGCAG GTGAACAGTGGCATCGCAGCCACTCCAGCCTCTGCTGCAGCAGCCACCCTGGATGTGGCTATTCAGAGAGGCCTATCCCACGGAGCCCAGAG GCTGCTGTGTGTGGCCCTGGGACAGCTGGACCGGCCTCCAGACCTCGCCCATGACGG GAGGACTCTGTGGCTGAACATCGGGGGCAAGGAGGCAGCCGCCCTATCCATGTTCCATGTCGCCACGCCACTGCCAGTGGTGAGTGACCACGCCACGCAGCAAG ATGACTGGTGGCTTCCTGAGCTGCATCTTGGGCTTGGTACTGCCCCTGGCCTATGGCTTCCAGCCTGA